Proteins from a genomic interval of Neodiprion lecontei isolate iyNeoLeco1 chromosome 2, iyNeoLeco1.1, whole genome shotgun sequence:
- the LOC107218777 gene encoding neuropathy target esterase sws isoform X8, producing MTMRSASNCVFVTFTRHKYLDFANNNNCASLLEFDRKVVDLFNQFNESLGSYAFSRWIGQFVEEYQASKALFLGAIGFLLILIIVSIVVLRKWKNKEFLPEVKEFVGVGSGRPRFRKRDKVLFYGRKMLRKVKSISGQVHPTGQGKKRRAVMRFARRLLQLKKESAPQQLKVLEPPAEYLEEDLGPGDRVPPDALYMLQSIRVFGHFEKPVFLKLCKHTEIMNLPAGSYLFKIGDPDVNVFIVQQGLVNVFIVGADGAQISLKLVKTGESVTSLLSFTDVLTGHTSSYKTVSARAVEDSVVVKLPMSSFQEVFQDYPDAFIRVIQVIMVRLQRVTFTALHQYLGLSAELVNPGMQKKKQSPFSGSPVRSRTRENFTGQGLDTNPNTVSGHMEQPVAGSNIFHRDCSGLISQPIPIASSRRSKNTSDWKYQSSSPLLNQNTPDMVPECDSHWPTLPMPNQQNSQGAPPDLMHSGSGSANRKRPTNDGSHQQHMDEQQLIQLATDAFVRELGLEDDTILKDGKVQIREIPGGTYIMKEESHKDVALVYVISGSLIVSQRVTEGRDADQEVHMFSTHPGEIVGGLAVLTGEPSFYTIRAKNLSRIALLSKNTFFAIMREKPTVVLHVANTVVRRLSPFVRQVDFALDWLFLESGRALYRQGAESDSTFIVLSGRLRSVITYADGKKELVAEYGKGDLVGIVEMVTQTARSTTVMAVRDSELAKLPEGLFNAIKLRFPIVVTRLINLLGHRILGSWKRSQSNTVSNGVTRRTAATVDARPSQVNFSTVAIVPISEDVPLTAFTFELYHSLCSIGPCVRLTSDVVRKTLGASIMESANEYRLTSWLAQQEDQHRISLYQCDSSYTLWTQRCVRQADCILIVGLGEKPPSLGRIEREVERLAMRTQKELVLLHREQSGQRPSNTVQWLNMRSWVSSHHHIQCPKRMFTRKSQYRINELYSKVLTSEPNVHSDFSRLARWLTGTSVGLVLGGGGARGAAHIGMLKAILEAGIPIDMVGGVSIGAFMGALWCMEKNITTTTQKAREWSKDRCGVIFGLRCHYRVICRRCATLSMATSSLMAGTSTTYQPMKCFDKELITYWQ from the exons ATGACAATGCGATCAGCTAGCAACTGCGTGTTTGTCACTTTTACACGTCATAAATATCTCGATTTCGCAAACAACAACAATTGCGCAAGCTTACTTGAGTTTGATAGAAAG GTTGTCGACTTGTTTAATCAATTCAACGAGAGTCTGGGGTCATATGCATTTTCAAGATGGATTGGCCAGTTTGTGGAAGAGTATCAGGCATCAAAAGCTCTATTCCTAGGTGCGATCGGTTTTTTATTAATCCTGATCATCGTGTCTATAGTAGTACTGCGCAAatggaaaaacaaagaattctTGCCAGAGGTAAAAGAATTCGTTGGCGTTGGAAGCGGCAGGCCGCGATTCAGAAAACGAGACAAAGTATTATTCTACGGTAGAAAAATGCTCAGGAAAGTGAAATCAATTAGCGGCCAAGTACATCCTACTGGACAAGGGAAAAAGAGACGCGCCGTTATGCGATTTGCCAGAAGATTGCTCCAGCTTAAGAAAGAGAGCGCCCCTCAACAGTTGAAG GTACTGGAACCTCCGGCTGAATATTTGGAGGAAGATCTCGGCCCAGGAGACAGAGTGCCGCCAGATGCGTTGTACATGCTTCAAAGCATAAGAGTATTTGGTCATTTTGAAAAGCCGGTTTTCCTCAAACTATGCAAACATACAGAGATCATGAATTTACCCGCTGGCAGTTATCTATTCAAAATTGGAGACCCAGATGTGAATGTATTCATCGTCCAGCAAGGGCTGGTCAATGTATTTATTGTAGGAGCCGATGGTGCTcaaatttctttgaaactAGTAAAAACTGGAGAATCCGTAACTAGCTTACTCAGCTTTACAGATGTGCTTACTGGTCACACTAGCTCTTACAAAACCGTGTCAGCCAGAGCTGTTGAGGACTCTGTAGTTGTCAAACTGCCGATGAGTTCTTTTCAGGAA GTATTTCAAGACTACCCAGACGCATTCATTCGAGTCATCCAAGTCATAATGGTTCGTTTACAACGCGTCACGTTTACCGCGTTGCATCAGTACCTGGGCCTGTCAGCAGAGCTGGTGAATCCAGGAATGCAGAAAAAGAAGCAGAGCCCATTTTCTGGTTCTCCAGTTCGTTCTAGAACTAGGGAAAATTTTACTGGACAGGGTTTGGATACTAATCCCAACACCGTCTCAGGACACATGGAGCAACCGGTGGCGGGatctaatatttttcatcgagatTGCTCGGGACTGATATCCCAGCCAATTCCTATTGCCTCTAGTCGTCG GTCAAAGAATACTTCAGACTGGAAGTACCAAAGTTCCAGTCCTCTTCTGAATCAAAATACACCAGATATGGTGCCAGAGTGCGATTCGCATTGGCCAACTCTGCCGATGCCGAATCAACAAAATTCCCAAGGTGCTCCACCGGATCTCATGCATTCCGGCAGTGGTAGTGCTAATAGAAAACGTCCAACCAACGACGGATCGCATCAACAACATATGGATGAACAGCAGTTGATTCAGTTGGCGACGGATGCGTTTGTACGAGAACTGGGACTAGAAGACGACACCATTCTTAAAGATGGAAAAGTCCAAATTCGGGAAATTCCAGGAGGTACTTACATCATGAAAGAAGAATCGCACAAG GATGTTGCACTGGTTTATGTCATCTCAGGATCTCTAATCGTCAGTCAGCGTGTCACTGAAGGCAGAGATGCTGATCAAGAAGTTCACATGTTCAGCACACACCCTGGGGAAATAGTCGGTGGCCTAGCCGTGCTGACAGGAGAGCCGTCGTTTTACACAATTAGGGCGAAAAATCTGAGCCGCATTGCCTTGCTCTCTAAAAACACGTTCTTTGCAATCATGCGAGAGAAGCCTACAGTGGTTCTTCACGTTGCCAACACCGTGGTCAGGCGACTCAGCCCCTTCGTTAGGCAG GTAGACTTTGCCCTGGATTGGCTATTCCTGGAGAGTGGTAGGGCTTTGTATCGGCAAGGTGCCGAATCCGACTCAACGTTCATTGTATTGAGCGGACGTCTGAGATCTGTGATCACTTATGCAGACGGGAAAAAGGAACTGGTCGCAGAGTATGGAAAGGGGGATTTGGTTGGGATAGTCGAAATGGTTACTCAGACTGCAAGATCCACGACTGTAATGGCTGTCCGAGATTCGGAACTCGCCAAACTCCCCGAAGGCCTCTTCAATGCCATCAAACTCAGATTTCCCATCGTTGTAACACGGTTGATCAACTTACTCGGTCATCGCATACTCGGCTCTTGGAAACGTTCCCAATCCAATACAGTGTCAAACGGAGTAAC gAGACGGACAGCTGCAACGGTGGATGCAAGACCATCTCAAGTGAACTTTTCAACAGTAGCGATAGTTCCAATTTCAGAAGACGTTCCACTCACTGCTTTCACCTTCGAATTATACCACTCGCTGTGCTCGATCGGACCATGCGTACGCCTGACGTCTGATGTTGTTCGAAAG ACATTGGGTGCTTCCATAATGGAGTCGGCTAACGAGTATCGGTTAACATCGTGGCTGGCGCAGCAGGAGGACCAGCATCGCATTTCATTGTATCAATGCGATTCGAGCTACACACTTTGGACTCAACGCTGCGTCCGACAAGCCGATTGCATACTCATAGTTGGCTTAGGCGAGAAGCCGCCAAGCTTAGGTCGGATTGAACGTGAAGTTGAGAGACTTGCTATGCGTACTCAGAAAGAATTGGTGCTACTCCACAGAGAACAGAGCGGCCAACGACCCAGTAACACTGTTCAATGGCTTAACATGCGATCCTGGGTCTCAAGTCATCACCACATACAATGCCCGAAACGGATGTTCACCAGAAAATCTCAATATCGCATT AATGAACTCTACTCAAAAGTGCTGACGTCAGAACCAAACGTGCACAGTGATTTCAGCAGACTTGCACGATGGCTCACTGGAACTTCTGTAGGCTTGGTTCTGGGTGGTGGAGGAGCTCGAGGTGCTGCTCATATAGGAATGTTGAAGGCCATTCTGGAGGCGGGCATCCCCATTGACATGGTTGGCGGTGTCAGCATAGGAGCTTTCATGGGTGCTTTATGGTGTATGGAAAAGAACATTACCACGACAACCCAAAAGGCCCGAGAATGGTCGAAG GATCGCTGTGGCGTTATATTCGGGCTTCGATGTCATTATCGGGTTATATGCCGCCGATGTGCGACCCTGTCGATGGCCACCTCCTCCTTGATGGCGGGTACGTCAACAACTTACCAG